One genomic segment of Erysipelotrichaceae bacterium 66202529 includes these proteins:
- a CDS encoding phosphoribosylformylglycinamidine synthase produces the protein MNYRVFVKKKEAFQVESASLFHELKQNLDLQGLQGIQMYNVYDVFHGDEHDMQLLKEKVLSEKVTDEVFDDIDLEGKTFIAYECLPGQYDQRADSAQQCLMLLNNKQDVVIKSGRIVILEGAVSEEDIQAVTRYLINPVEMREKDLAVLGYEEDVEIEPVPVLEGFRSLDEAGLEALRAEHGLAMTLADVKHIQSYFKEEEQRDLTLTELKVLDTYWSDHCRHTTFETILQNVKIEAGNLQDTIQKAYDLYLKLREDVHGNKKVMTLMDMATIAGKYLRKTGKLDDMEVSDEINACSVEITVDVDGEDQQWLLMFKNETHNHPTEIEPFGGASTCIGGAIRDPLSGRSYVYQAMRITGAGDITKDIKEALPNKLPQSRISKGAAAGYSSYGNQIGLATTYVKEIFNDGYVAKRMEVGAVVGAAPKENVVRKKPETGDIVVLIGGATGRDGVGGATGSSKEHNDTSLTKCSSEVQKGNAPIERKLQRLFRNPKATKLIKKANDFGAGGVSVAVGEIADGLRIDLDKVPVKYSGLSGTELAISESQERMAVLIEADKFEEFKQLAYEENLDSCIVAEVTEERRLVMSFHGEEIVNISRDFLDTNGVRGLQDVIIREGLSDTDPFHSEVTSLEDNLKQPNVASQIGLAEMFDASIGKSTVLMPFGGKYQLTETEGSVQKLPVFGFTDTCSIMTHGYHPELSLYSPYLGASYSVVEALARVTAMGGNYETCRLTNQEYFERLHTDPEKWGKPMQALLGLIEAEMAFETPAIGGKDSMSGTFNDISVPPTLITFAVTTEKTEHIISPEFKAVGNHIYYIKHTPKENKTPDYDELKANFAKVRDLIRKGSICSAATVKFGGLAEALCKMSFGNKIGVEVKTSENVFDLSIGSIVVESTEEIHEEAFVLIGKTTAADTICINEECITIDHAIAAWCERYNTIYPMSVDQEESVIETPEYTANERVHAKKTIDKPKVIIPVFPGQNCEYDTKQQFERAGAEVEIYVFNNLNVESIERSLRELSEKIASAQILMVVGGFSSGDEPDGSGKFIANVLSNPSVNKAVQTLLANDGLILGICNGFQALIKSGLLPYGDIMKLSEESPTLFRNNINRHVSHIATTKITSNKSPWLSSFTPGQGHSIAMSHGEGKFVVSDEVAKQLFENGQVATQYVDLERNPTMNGTYNINGSSYAIEGITSADGRIFGKMGHSERYEDGLFKNIDGDKYQNIFENGVNYFRNK, from the coding sequence ATGAATTATCGCGTTTTTGTGAAAAAGAAAGAAGCATTTCAGGTGGAATCCGCTTCTTTGTTTCATGAACTGAAACAAAATCTTGATCTTCAGGGATTGCAGGGAATACAGATGTATAACGTATACGATGTATTTCATGGTGATGAGCATGATATGCAGCTTTTAAAGGAAAAGGTACTGAGCGAGAAGGTAACCGATGAGGTCTTTGATGATATTGATTTGGAAGGGAAGACCTTCATCGCATATGAATGTCTTCCCGGACAGTATGATCAGCGTGCGGATAGTGCCCAGCAGTGTCTGATGCTGTTGAATAACAAGCAGGATGTTGTTATCAAGAGCGGGCGTATCGTCATTCTGGAAGGAGCTGTGTCCGAAGAGGACATACAGGCGGTTACTAGGTATTTAATAAATCCGGTAGAAATGCGTGAAAAGGATCTTGCCGTGCTTGGCTATGAAGAGGATGTTGAGATAGAGCCTGTTCCTGTTTTAGAAGGCTTTCGAAGTCTGGATGAGGCAGGGCTGGAAGCATTGCGTGCCGAGCATGGTCTGGCAATGACGCTGGCGGATGTGAAGCATATTCAGAGCTATTTTAAGGAAGAGGAACAGCGTGATCTGACACTTACAGAGTTAAAGGTTTTGGATACCTACTGGTCAGACCATTGCCGTCATACGACCTTTGAAACCATCCTTCAGAATGTTAAAATCGAAGCAGGAAATCTGCAGGATACGATTCAGAAGGCATATGATTTATATTTGAAATTAAGAGAAGACGTGCATGGCAATAAAAAGGTTATGACATTGATGGATATGGCGACCATTGCCGGCAAGTATCTGCGTAAAACAGGTAAGCTGGACGATATGGAGGTCAGTGATGAAATCAATGCATGCTCTGTGGAAATCACTGTCGATGTGGATGGAGAGGATCAGCAGTGGCTGTTGATGTTTAAAAACGAAACCCATAACCATCCAACAGAAATCGAACCGTTTGGCGGGGCAAGTACTTGTATCGGTGGTGCAATCCGCGATCCGTTGTCAGGAAGAAGCTATGTATACCAGGCTATGCGTATTACTGGAGCCGGAGATATTACAAAGGATATTAAGGAAGCATTACCGAATAAGCTGCCGCAAAGCCGGATTTCCAAGGGAGCTGCCGCAGGGTATTCCTCCTATGGAAATCAGATCGGACTTGCGACTACCTATGTAAAGGAAATCTTTAACGATGGGTATGTCGCAAAGCGTATGGAGGTAGGTGCAGTCGTTGGAGCCGCACCAAAGGAAAATGTTGTACGTAAAAAACCTGAAACCGGAGATATCGTCGTATTGATCGGCGGAGCTACCGGACGTGACGGAGTAGGCGGTGCCACAGGCTCTAGTAAGGAGCATAACGATACCTCATTAACCAAATGCTCCAGTGAGGTGCAGAAGGGAAATGCACCGATTGAGCGAAAGCTGCAGAGACTGTTCCGTAACCCGAAGGCTACTAAGCTGATCAAAAAGGCCAATGACTTCGGTGCAGGCGGTGTCAGCGTAGCTGTTGGTGAAATTGCGGACGGACTCAGAATTGACCTGGATAAGGTACCTGTAAAATACAGCGGCTTGTCCGGTACAGAGCTGGCTATTTCCGAATCACAGGAACGTATGGCTGTATTGATTGAAGCAGATAAATTTGAAGAATTTAAACAGCTGGCATATGAGGAAAATCTGGATTCCTGCATTGTCGCAGAGGTTACAGAGGAACGCCGTTTAGTTATGAGCTTCCATGGGGAAGAAATCGTTAATATCTCCCGTGATTTCCTGGATACCAACGGTGTGCGCGGTCTGCAGGACGTCATCATCCGTGAAGGCTTGAGCGATACAGATCCATTCCATAGTGAAGTAACCTCTCTGGAAGATAACCTGAAGCAGCCCAATGTTGCATCCCAGATCGGACTTGCGGAGATGTTTGATGCATCCATCGGTAAATCAACTGTCCTGATGCCGTTTGGCGGAAAATATCAGCTGACGGAAACAGAGGGCAGTGTACAGAAGCTGCCGGTGTTTGGTTTTACAGATACATGCTCCATTATGACACACGGTTATCATCCTGAGCTGTCTTTATATTCACCATACTTAGGCGCAAGCTACTCTGTTGTTGAGGCATTAGCACGCGTCACTGCAATGGGCGGAAATTATGAAACCTGCCGGTTAACCAATCAGGAATACTTTGAGCGTCTGCATACGGATCCTGAAAAATGGGGGAAACCAATGCAGGCATTACTGGGATTGATTGAAGCGGAAATGGCATTTGAAACACCGGCAATCGGTGGTAAGGATTCCATGTCCGGAACATTTAACGATATCAGCGTTCCACCGACACTGATTACATTTGCCGTTACAACGGAAAAAACAGAGCATATTATTTCACCGGAATTCAAAGCAGTCGGAAATCATATTTATTATATCAAGCATACACCGAAGGAAAACAAAACTCCGGATTATGACGAATTAAAAGCAAACTTTGCCAAGGTCCGTGATCTGATCCGTAAGGGAAGCATTTGCTCTGCGGCTACCGTGAAATTTGGCGGACTTGCGGAAGCACTGTGTAAAATGAGCTTTGGTAATAAAATCGGTGTAGAGGTTAAAACAAGTGAAAACGTGTTTGATTTAAGTATCGGAAGCATTGTTGTGGAAAGTACAGAGGAGATTCATGAGGAAGCCTTTGTATTGATTGGAAAAACAACAGCTGCCGACACAATCTGCATCAATGAGGAATGCATTACGATCGATCATGCAATCGCTGCATGGTGTGAACGCTACAACACCATTTATCCGATGAGTGTGGATCAGGAAGAAAGCGTTATAGAAACTCCGGAGTATACGGCAAACGAGCGTGTTCATGCGAAAAAGACAATAGACAAGCCAAAGGTTATCATTCCTGTATTCCCAGGACAGAACTGTGAATATGATACTAAGCAGCAGTTTGAGCGTGCAGGAGCTGAGGTTGAAATTTATGTATTCAACAATTTGAATGTAGAAAGCATCGAACGCAGCCTGCGTGAGCTGAGTGAAAAAATCGCTTCCGCGCAGATTCTGATGGTAGTCGGTGGATTCTCCAGTGGTGATGAGCCGGATGGAAGCGGTAAGTTTATCGCCAATGTGTTAAGTAATCCTTCCGTAAATAAAGCCGTACAGACACTGCTCGCAAATGACGGTTTGATTCTGGGTATCTGTAACGGATTCCAGGCATTGATTAAATCCGGACTGTTGCCGTATGGTGATATCATGAAGCTGAGTGAAGAATCACCAACCCTGTTCAGAAATAATATCAACCGCCATGTATCCCATATCGCAACAACAAAAATAACATCCAATAAGTCACCATGGCTGTCCAGCTTCACACCGGGGCAGGGACATTCCATTGCAATGTCACATGGTGAAGGAAAATTTGTAGTCAGTGATGAGGTTGCTAAACAGTTGTTTGAGAATGGACAGGTCGCAACACAGTATGTGGATCTGGAAAGAAATCCGACAATGAATGGTACCTACAATATCAACGGTTCCAGCTATGCAATCGAAGGTATTACCTCAGCGGATGGAAGAATCTTCGGTAAGATGGGTCACAGTGAGCGTTATGAGGATGGTCTGTTTAAAAACATCGATGGAGATAAGTATCAGAATATCTTCGAGAACGGCGTAAATTATTTTAGAAATAAATAA
- a CDS encoding flotillin family protein: MDIQTYLPYIAGAVVIILILLIVTIGYVKAPPDTAYIISGLRKKIIVGKASIKIPFLERLDKLSLKLIPIDVKTSSMVPTADYINIQVDAAVNVKVGSDSNKLELAAQNFLNQNSDYMARVAREVLEGNMREIVGRMRLEEMVSDRQKFAELVKENAMPDLAAMGLNIVSFNVQNFTDANGVIDDLGIDNISQIKKKAAIAKAEADKEIAVAKADADRQANDARVAAEREIAIKNNDLSIQKAELKKVADVKQATADAAYEIEKENQRKTIEVTSADANIAKQEREVLLKSKEAEVKEKALEAEVKKQAEAEKFAIQQKADAELYTRQKEAEAKKFEIQQEAEAQRAKADADRYSREREAQGIQLVGEAEAEAIRAKGIAEAQAMDKKAEAYQKYTGAAVAEMLIKVLPDVAGKIAEPLTQIDKITVIGSGNESSSIDSVAGNVPGVMTKLFESMKETTGIDLGEIVRANTYDAKVTRNVNFSGIPANDNDTNVVVQAPESKEKPETKKTKALEEPEEKKPVVKKKDSDKMSWEK; the protein is encoded by the coding sequence ATGGATATACAAACCTATCTCCCTTATATAGCGGGAGCAGTTGTTATCATTCTGATTCTTCTGATCGTTACGATAGGCTATGTTAAGGCACCGCCTGACACGGCCTATATCATTTCCGGTCTGAGGAAGAAAATCATTGTGGGAAAGGCAAGCATAAAAATTCCATTCCTGGAACGTCTTGATAAGCTGAGCCTGAAGCTGATTCCCATTGATGTAAAAACAAGCAGTATGGTTCCCACAGCGGATTATATCAATATTCAGGTAGATGCGGCAGTCAACGTTAAGGTTGGCAGTGATAGCAATAAGCTGGAGCTGGCTGCACAGAACTTTCTGAATCAGAACAGTGATTATATGGCACGCGTTGCCCGTGAGGTTCTGGAAGGTAATATGCGTGAAATTGTCGGACGTATGCGTCTGGAGGAAATGGTGAGTGACCGCCAGAAGTTCGCAGAGCTTGTAAAAGAGAATGCCATGCCCGATCTTGCGGCTATGGGATTGAATATCGTAAGCTTCAATGTGCAGAACTTCACAGATGCTAATGGAGTTATTGACGATTTGGGTATTGATAATATTTCACAAATCAAAAAGAAAGCAGCAATCGCCAAGGCTGAGGCAGATAAGGAAATTGCTGTTGCGAAAGCAGATGCGGATCGTCAGGCAAATGATGCCAGAGTTGCGGCAGAGCGTGAGATTGCAATCAAGAACAATGATTTGAGTATACAGAAAGCAGAATTAAAGAAGGTTGCGGATGTAAAGCAGGCTACTGCGGATGCTGCTTATGAAATTGAAAAGGAAAACCAGAGAAAGACGATTGAAGTCACCTCGGCAGATGCCAATATTGCTAAGCAGGAAAGAGAAGTTCTGTTGAAATCAAAAGAGGCAGAGGTCAAGGAAAAGGCTTTAGAGGCAGAGGTCAAGAAGCAGGCTGAAGCTGAAAAATTCGCGATACAGCAGAAAGCAGATGCAGAGCTGTATACGCGTCAAAAGGAAGCAGAAGCAAAGAAATTTGAGATTCAGCAGGAAGCGGAAGCACAGCGTGCAAAAGCGGATGCAGACCGCTACAGTCGGGAGCGGGAAGCACAGGGGATTCAGCTGGTCGGAGAGGCAGAGGCAGAAGCGATACGTGCAAAAGGTATTGCCGAAGCACAGGCTATGGATAAAAAAGCCGAAGCCTATCAGAAATATACCGGGGCTGCCGTTGCGGAAATGCTGATCAAGGTTCTGCCGGATGTGGCAGGTAAGATTGCAGAGCCATTAACACAGATTGATAAGATTACGGTCATCGGTTCCGGAAATGAATCCAGCAGCATTGACTCTGTAGCCGGAAACGTTCCAGGTGTCATGACCAAGCTGTTTGAGTCCATGAAGGAAACGACCGGGATTGATCTTGGAGAAATTGTTAGAGCGAATACATATGACGCCAAGGTCACAAGAAATGTTAATTTCTCCGGTATTCCTGCGAATGATAATGATACCAATGTCGTAGTACAGGCTCCGGAAAGCAAAGAGAAGCCGGAAACGAAAAAAACAAAGGCATTAGAAGAACCGGAAGAAAAAAAGCCTGTGGTGAAGAAAAAAGACAGTGATAAAATGTCCTGGGAAAAATAA
- a CDS encoding phosphoribosylformylglycinamidine cyclo-ligase: protein MSDKYREAGVDLEAGYESVRLIKSHVARTKVKGAIDSIGAFGGMFDLSVLNMKEPVLVSGTDGVGTKLLVAFEMDKHDSVGIDAVAMCVNDVLVQGAAPIFFLDYLAVGKNEPKKIEQLVKGVADGCVQAECALIGGETAEMPDMYDVKHYDIAGFCVGAVDKCNLLDGQKIEEGNVLIGLPSSGVHSNGFSLIRKVLLKDAKLDLHKEYEEIGNQKLGDVLLTPTKIYVKAIKHLLGKVDIKGMSHITGGGFYENVPRMLKEGQGVTIDTTAYPHKPIFDMIAKYGNIPMEEMCNVFNMGIGFMMAVDKKDVDTVQQLLQEIGEEAYVIGEVTNSGSVDLKW, encoded by the coding sequence ATGAGTGATAAATATAGAGAAGCCGGAGTCGATCTGGAAGCCGGATATGAATCCGTTCGTCTGATTAAAAGCCATGTCGCAAGAACAAAGGTAAAGGGTGCGATTGATTCCATTGGAGCCTTTGGCGGTATGTTTGATCTTTCCGTATTAAACATGAAAGAGCCTGTTCTGGTAAGCGGAACGGATGGTGTCGGAACCAAGCTGCTAGTTGCATTTGAAATGGATAAGCATGACAGCGTAGGTATTGATGCGGTGGCAATGTGTGTAAATGATGTACTGGTACAGGGCGCAGCTCCTATCTTCTTTTTGGACTACCTTGCAGTAGGCAAAAACGAACCAAAGAAAATCGAACAGCTTGTAAAAGGTGTGGCTGACGGCTGCGTACAGGCGGAATGTGCATTGATTGGTGGAGAAACAGCAGAAATGCCGGATATGTATGATGTAAAGCATTATGATATTGCAGGATTCTGTGTTGGTGCGGTGGATAAATGCAATCTGCTGGACGGACAGAAAATTGAGGAAGGCAATGTGCTGATCGGACTTCCAAGCAGCGGCGTTCATTCCAACGGATTCTCTTTGATCCGTAAGGTGCTGTTAAAGGATGCAAAGCTGGATTTACATAAGGAATACGAGGAAATTGGCAATCAGAAGCTTGGGGATGTGCTGTTAACTCCTACCAAAATATATGTAAAGGCAATTAAGCATCTGCTTGGCAAGGTGGATATCAAGGGCATGAGCCACATCACCGGTGGCGGCTTCTATGAAAATGTGCCGAGAATGCTGAAGGAAGGACAGGGCGTAACGATTGATACAACTGCCTATCCTCATAAACCTATCTTCGATATGATTGCCAAGTATGGCAATATTCCGATGGAAGAAATGTGCAATGTTTTCAATATGGGAATCGGATTCATGATGGCAGTTGATAAGAAAGATGTGGATACCGTACAGCAGCTGTTGCAGGAAATCGGTGAGGAAGCCTATGTCATCGGTGAAGTTACAAATAGTGGAAGTGTGGATTTGAAATGGTAA
- a CDS encoding phosphoribosylglycinamide formyltransferase, which yields MVNIAIFASGNGSNFENIIQEINNGHVNNAVCRVLIVDKEQAYARQRAAKLNIPCVFVNPKDYAGKEPYEQKIMEVLKEHKVELIVLAGYMRFIGKVLLDNYPRRIINLHPAYLPSFPGAHSIQDAYEAKVDFTGVTVHFVDEGVDTGEIIHQEKISIDPSWSLDILEEHVHAMEYDMFPKVVKYVCKMIESEEA from the coding sequence ATGGTAAATATCGCGATATTTGCGAGCGGTAACGGCTCCAATTTCGAGAATATTATACAGGAAATCAACAACGGCCATGTGAACAATGCCGTATGCAGAGTACTGATCGTCGATAAGGAACAGGCGTATGCAAGGCAGCGGGCAGCGAAGCTGAATATTCCGTGCGTGTTTGTAAATCCAAAGGATTATGCAGGCAAGGAACCCTATGAGCAAAAGATTATGGAAGTATTAAAAGAGCATAAGGTGGAGCTAATCGTTCTGGCAGGATATATGCGTTTTATCGGTAAGGTGCTGCTGGACAATTATCCTAGACGTATTATCAATCTTCATCCGGCTTATCTGCCAAGCTTTCCGGGAGCACACAGCATTCAGGATGCTTATGAAGCAAAGGTAGATTTTACGGGTGTAACCGTACATTTTGTGGATGAAGGTGTGGATACCGGGGAAATTATCCATCAGGAAAAAATAAGCATAGACCCGTCATGGTCTTTGGATATACTGGAGGAGCATGTACATGCGATGGAGTATGATATGTTTCCAAAAGTTGTAAAGTATGTATGTAAAATGATAGAAAGCGAGGAAGCATAA
- the purH gene encoding bifunctional phosphoribosylaminoimidazolecarboxamide formyltransferase/IMP cyclohydrolase, producing MKRALVSVSDKTNLVEFVSGLVDLGYEIISTGGTKKALEAAGLKTIGISEVTGFPEIMDGRVKTLHPKVHGALLCVRDNPDHVRQIEELGIRYIDLVCVNLYPFKETVQKPGVSHEEIIENIDIGGPSMLRSASKNYKFIPVICDPNDYEGVLKELRENGETCPVTREYLAAKVFRHTASYDAMIASYLTERTGEKYPEKFTITFDKVQDLRYGENPHQSAAFYKGMNPQYSLANAKQLHGKELSYNNIQDGNAAIEILKDFEGQPAAVGLKHMNPCGVGIGATIEEAWDKAYEADPVSIFGGIVAFNEPIHAAVAEKLSKIFLEIIIAPAFDEDAFEILSKKKNIRLMQLDTTLDVNARYKVTNVNDGLLVQDIDDHKITAADLRCVTNRKPTEEEIEQLLFAWKVVKHVKSNAIVLVKDNMTIGVGAGQMNRVGAAKIALEQAGEKAKGSIMSSDAFFPMPDTVEEAVKAGVTAIIQPGGSIKDQLSIDVCNEHGIAMVYTGVRHFKH from the coding sequence ATGAAGCGAGCATTGGTCAGTGTTTCTGATAAGACAAATCTGGTTGAATTTGTATCCGGTCTTGTTGATCTGGGATATGAAATCATATCTACCGGAGGTACAAAAAAGGCTTTGGAGGCTGCAGGACTGAAAACAATTGGTATTTCAGAGGTTACAGGTTTTCCGGAAATCATGGACGGACGTGTAAAAACTCTGCATCCTAAGGTTCATGGAGCTCTGCTGTGTGTACGGGATAATCCGGATCATGTACGCCAGATTGAAGAGTTGGGTATCCGCTATATTGATTTGGTATGTGTAAATTTGTATCCATTTAAAGAAACGGTACAAAAACCGGGAGTCAGCCATGAGGAAATTATCGAGAATATCGATATTGGCGGCCCAAGTATGCTGCGCAGTGCTTCTAAGAATTATAAATTTATCCCAGTTATCTGTGATCCTAACGATTACGAGGGTGTATTAAAAGAACTACGTGAGAACGGGGAAACCTGCCCTGTCACAAGAGAATATCTTGCGGCAAAGGTATTCCGACATACAGCAAGCTATGATGCGATGATTGCAAGCTACCTGACAGAGAGAACCGGTGAAAAATATCCTGAAAAGTTCACCATTACATTTGATAAGGTACAGGATTTGCGCTATGGAGAAAATCCACATCAGAGTGCGGCATTCTATAAGGGGATGAATCCACAGTATTCTCTGGCAAATGCAAAGCAGCTGCATGGAAAGGAATTATCCTATAACAATATTCAGGATGGGAATGCGGCTATTGAAATTCTAAAAGATTTTGAAGGACAGCCTGCCGCTGTAGGCTTGAAGCACATGAATCCATGTGGTGTTGGCATCGGTGCTACCATTGAGGAAGCCTGGGACAAAGCGTATGAGGCAGATCCGGTATCCATTTTTGGCGGTATCGTTGCATTTAATGAGCCGATTCATGCGGCAGTGGCAGAGAAGCTGTCAAAGATTTTCCTGGAAATTATTATTGCGCCTGCCTTTGATGAGGATGCGTTTGAAATCTTATCAAAGAAGAAAAATATCCGTTTGATGCAGTTGGATACAACGCTGGATGTTAATGCCAGATATAAGGTAACCAATGTCAATGACGGGCTGCTTGTTCAGGATATTGACGATCATAAAATCACTGCTGCAGATCTTCGCTGTGTGACAAACCGCAAGCCGACAGAGGAAGAAATTGAACAGCTGCTGTTTGCATGGAAGGTTGTCAAGCATGTGAAATCAAATGCCATTGTTCTTGTGAAGGATAACATGACGATTGGTGTCGGTGCCGGACAAATGAATCGTGTCGGTGCGGCAAAAATTGCTTTGGAACAGGCAGGAGAAAAAGCAAAGGGTTCTATTATGAGCTCGGATGCATTCTTCCCAATGCCGGATACGGTGGAAGAGGCAGTAAAAGCTGGGGTAACAGCAATCATCCAGCCAGGAGGATCCATTAAGGATCAGTTATCCATAGATGTATGCAACGAGCATGGTATTGCGATGGTTTACACAGGAGTACGTCATTTCAAACACTAA
- a CDS encoding ATP-binding cassette domain-containing protein, whose protein sequence is MLILENVKKLYSNNRGLRSTSIQFREGEITGILGRNGSGKTTLLKAILNLLPLDEGWITLHNKPVEEQFEQIAFITEDGSFFPYMSAKEYGEFLTLYYPSFSKKRYFELLDQFEVSIFDTIKSLSKGQQLKVEISAGFAMNAKLIILDEPFTTLDIYAKEDTVRLLIEQVKEDVIILISTHNIEEIETVIDRCVVLDDGMIQEDIMMDELNESGKDLRALLDPYRPAVRK, encoded by the coding sequence ATGCTGATATTAGAAAATGTAAAAAAACTATACTCCAATAACCGGGGATTGCGCAGCACATCCATACAATTTCGCGAGGGTGAAATAACCGGTATTCTGGGTAGAAATGGCAGCGGTAAAACCACGCTGCTGAAAGCGATCCTGAACCTGCTTCCCCTGGATGAGGGATGGATAACACTTCATAACAAACCGGTTGAGGAACAATTTGAACAGATCGCTTTCATAACAGAGGATGGAAGCTTCTTTCCTTATATGAGTGCAAAGGAATATGGTGAATTTCTGACACTGTATTATCCTTCCTTTTCTAAGAAACGTTATTTCGAGCTGCTGGATCAATTTGAGGTCAGTATCTTTGATACAATAAAAAGTCTTTCCAAAGGTCAGCAGCTAAAGGTGGAAATAAGTGCCGGCTTTGCAATGAATGCTAAACTCATAATTCTGGATGAACCATTCACGACATTGGATATCTATGCCAAAGAGGATACAGTAAGACTTTTAATCGAACAGGTGAAAGAAGATGTCATTATTCTGATTTCCACGCATAACATAGAAGAGATTGAAACCGTGATTGACCGCTGTGTTGTTCTGGATGATGGAATGATACAGGAAGACATCATGATGGATGAGCTGAATGAAAGTGGAAAAGATCTGCGCGCTTTGCTGGATCCTTATCGCCCGGCTGTTAGAAAATAG
- a CDS encoding GntR family transcriptional regulator, giving the protein MNLKDIQFNKKEPMYPQLSRYIKKLILSDEIKHYEELPSRRELAMQLSINPNTVQKAYKQLEEEGIIKTISNVKSVVIVNEETLTMLRNEMIEETMEKFIKECQTSGLDFQQTIAWLTKKWNQ; this is encoded by the coding sequence ATGAATTTAAAGGATATTCAGTTCAATAAGAAAGAGCCTATGTATCCCCAGCTCAGCCGGTATATCAAAAAGCTGATACTATCCGACGAAATAAAGCATTATGAGGAGCTCCCCAGCCGACGCGAGCTGGCCATGCAGCTGTCCATCAATCCGAATACTGTTCAAAAAGCCTATAAACAGCTGGAAGAAGAGGGAATCATAAAGACCATCAGCAATGTAAAAAGTGTTGTTATTGTCAACGAGGAAACCTTAACCATGCTGCGGAATGAAATGATAGAGGAGACGATGGAGAAATTTATAAAAGAATGTCAGACAAGCGGACTGGATTTTCAGCAGACAATCGCCTGGCTTACCAAAAAGTGGAACCAGTGA
- the thiW gene encoding energy coupling factor transporter S component ThiW → MKNENRVFRHVFLAMMVALGVVISPILRVEGMCPMAHFINITVAVLMGPWYSLICAVLIGVIRMAVMGIPPLALTGAVFGAALSGIFYRMSKGKLWAAVLGEVIGTGIIGAIASYPVMALLWGRTGLTWMFYVPSFFMGTLIGGSIAFIFLTSLQHSGLLLKMQRKLGGNLNEREALEPEKTVAIQS, encoded by the coding sequence ATGAAAAATGAAAATCGTGTTTTCCGCCATGTTTTTCTGGCAATGATGGTAGCTTTGGGAGTTGTGATATCCCCTATTCTGCGTGTGGAGGGTATGTGTCCAATGGCGCATTTTATCAACATCACGGTAGCTGTACTTATGGGGCCATGGTATTCCCTCATATGTGCTGTATTGATAGGTGTCATTCGTATGGCTGTAATGGGCATTCCGCCGCTTGCATTAACAGGGGCCGTGTTTGGAGCCGCTCTATCCGGTATTTTTTACAGAATGAGTAAGGGGAAGCTATGGGCTGCTGTACTTGGTGAAGTTATCGGTACCGGGATCATCGGGGCGATTGCATCCTATCCGGTTATGGCTTTATTATGGGGGAGAACCGGCTTAACCTGGATGTTTTATGTACCGAGCTTCTTTATGGGAACCCTGATCGGGGGAAGTATCGCCTTTATATTCCTGACATCTTTGCAGCATAGCGGGCTGCTGTTGAAGATGCAGAGAAAGCTGGGAGGAAATCTGAATGAACGAGAAGCTCTGGAACCTGAGAAAACAGTTGCAATACAGTCATAA